A window of Ipomoea triloba cultivar NCNSP0323 chromosome 2, ASM357664v1 contains these coding sequences:
- the LOC116010519 gene encoding uncharacterized protein LOC116010519: MERPKFGNSTAAAESNAGGGQGNDKKKRIKKMPGPKEMISHYESQGMGTEEASLKVIEDLQKVLFRMAVTSRENGGATGSAAGTTSRKLESINSRLISLDMKMDSKPSYPQTLAIGVASGALVQLFPHVAGAAVNVWNAVRSATKSNP, encoded by the coding sequence ATGGAGCGTCCGAAGTTCGGGAATTCAACGGCGGCGGCAGAGAGCAACGCCGGCGGCGGCCAAGGGAATGATAAGAAGAAGAGGATTAAAAAAATGCCGGGGCCGAAGGAGATGATATCTCACTACGAGTCCCAGGGTATGGGCACCGAAGAGGCTTCCCTAAAGGTGATTGAGGATCTCCAGAAGGTTCTGTTCAGGATGGCCGTAACTTCCAGAGAAAATGGAGGCGCCACCGGTTCCGCTGCCGGCACTACTTCGAGAAAGCTGGAGTCGATAAACTCGAGGTTGATCAGCCTGGACATGAAAATGGACTCCAAGCCTAGCTATCCTCAAACCCTAGCTATTGGGGTCGCTTCTGGCGCACTTGTTCAGCTCTTCCCCCATGTCGCCGGTGCTGCTGTTAACGTTTGGAATGCCGTTCGCTCTGCTACTAAATCTAATCCTTGA